One segment of Paenibacillus rhizovicinus DNA contains the following:
- a CDS encoding S-layer homology domain-containing protein — protein MSKKLGALLLMLALVLQLLPPLGVSIANAAPAPAGSFVFPDESYDPVSPRTTSDERVTLNGSVNNVNASSITYSVFQVIDTKGDVDPTNDQIGNSRENLTSNIYINGFSLQIYGLQLFPGLNRITFTGIQGGSQVSSSIYINYRNGPLFYDLKASLDGNVFPISELGTTVVESQYSRGKSSADISITGNAPNATKVTIDVNNSSHSYAVNSTNNYSFAASPINLLKGKNLVTISISNQNQTVKTTREIAFYNGDVTFYDVNIDDGGVKNALEYSPKFLTTTPNNSKLTGKLIVPNKQYNDVNNDGILDPHPDPASGVLPVNYVLKDGDNTTTTGDKSGSIQATLDTTTPVTATSKFFVYNFTIDATADLGSVLNFGNYSLVLSAVNEEKKYLNNNQSVVDSSPTYAFSILNAAAPYVYQFNYLPGYKEDRAYDGIEGVGLDGKNIYNLPLAVEVLVGNASATPATILSATSGSGITTTSGITQGALAAPDTVTKVVNGVPTSFTRYLIKVSGLPYEGSQTLNVSLDNTNVAASAKITLLFGPYVTFDQVFDNMKIDDDTTDPNRQTNLVEGKLDSFAGELLNISNPDDIHYVANTTTHVPQTIYFYINNTLVPLTQDGAVTRFTADPAKVLDALVTGENSIRYVYQGTKSSYEKTIKVYLVPTNLPEIPAKDTLGVFPYDVNSDPIPNDMDFTLSGSIYTTKKSQMKVYGTFDFIDLGTTETAVATAIGALTAGKYILKVDSTNFTSPITWDLQQNELQLYNSNTKTVYTSINTNNPASGITVSYDLYTQSFSFILDTQQLNPDGSSSVYNFFVYNSGLAGPRSSYRLEVDPIALPYDLVRPLLPTKAIVNQNFVEVVIKAPSAETVVVNKVNAEKIKYDADNDGTFDYDAYHAVVEGLKPGVNKITFTISNANDKTTDFFNITYAPTNIPGAQYLQAMGSTNKVFDGSLTLTFPKGTSLVRKDYNTPDKYKNQVFTGHKLLFAIANSEDGVVDRHDFETLPQNFDALLDSFGTSFRIKFPNRFTKASPVFWVDAGLADDLKTANYDPLTYGVDPYQFPNAKGSYGTDVPTYDLRPDDRLLTTSKQGSLTLSFDPSMRDTVGTIVTVFRYDVKNKYWENIGGVVDTKKNTITVPFSDFGYYVAGSMLYSFTDVTSHPYARNYMEAMYSKGIMNAAGLDEFGADMYVSRGEFARMLIKALDVPLNYELSKLHFDDVPGIVNADALWDFRYIETAAREGIIRGTQPRTFEPTNNLSREEAAVILSRALDTKLDTDANKINANLQKQFKDYAQITYYARAAVTAIAKKGYIQGSPVDPKDPKKGFTFEPQSSLLRSDAAIIVGKVLADLKRLPKLN, from the coding sequence GTGAGTAAGAAACTAGGCGCACTACTACTGATGCTCGCACTCGTATTACAGCTATTGCCGCCGCTAGGCGTGTCTATTGCAAATGCAGCACCGGCACCTGCAGGCAGCTTTGTCTTCCCGGACGAGAGTTACGATCCTGTATCCCCCCGCACGACTTCGGATGAGCGCGTAACATTGAACGGATCCGTTAACAATGTGAATGCATCCAGCATCACGTACAGCGTGTTTCAAGTCATCGACACGAAGGGCGATGTTGATCCGACTAATGATCAAATCGGAAATTCGCGCGAGAATTTGACTAGCAATATCTATATTAACGGCTTCAGCTTGCAGATTTACGGCCTTCAATTGTTCCCCGGACTCAACCGTATTACGTTCACGGGCATTCAAGGCGGCAGCCAGGTCTCGAGCTCGATCTATATCAATTATCGGAACGGTCCGTTGTTTTACGACCTCAAAGCAAGCTTGGACGGGAATGTATTCCCGATTAGCGAACTAGGAACGACGGTCGTGGAATCGCAATATTCCCGCGGCAAGAGCTCGGCCGACATTAGCATTACGGGTAATGCGCCGAACGCCACCAAAGTAACGATCGACGTCAACAACAGCAGCCACTCGTATGCGGTGAACAGCACGAACAACTATTCGTTTGCCGCTTCGCCGATCAATTTATTAAAAGGAAAGAATCTTGTCACGATTTCGATCTCCAACCAGAATCAAACCGTCAAAACAACGAGAGAGATCGCCTTCTATAATGGAGACGTTACCTTCTATGATGTTAACATTGATGACGGGGGCGTCAAGAACGCATTGGAGTACAGCCCCAAGTTTCTCACAACGACTCCGAATAATTCGAAGTTGACAGGTAAATTAATCGTTCCCAACAAACAGTATAATGACGTGAATAATGACGGTATCCTGGATCCCCATCCGGACCCGGCGAGTGGTGTGCTTCCTGTTAACTATGTATTGAAGGATGGCGATAACACCACAACGACAGGAGACAAATCCGGTTCGATTCAAGCTACGCTGGATACCACCACTCCTGTAACGGCAACGAGCAAGTTTTTCGTATATAATTTCACGATAGACGCGACTGCTGACTTGGGCAGCGTACTGAATTTCGGTAATTACAGCTTGGTCTTATCGGCTGTCAACGAAGAGAAGAAGTACTTGAACAACAATCAAAGTGTCGTTGATTCCAGCCCGACTTATGCGTTTTCAATCTTGAACGCAGCCGCCCCTTACGTCTATCAGTTCAATTACCTGCCGGGATATAAAGAGGACAGAGCTTATGATGGCATCGAAGGCGTAGGCTTGGATGGCAAGAATATATATAATTTGCCGCTTGCGGTCGAGGTTCTGGTCGGAAATGCATCAGCGACTCCTGCCACCATCTTGAGTGCAACAAGCGGCAGCGGAATTACAACGACTTCAGGCATCACGCAAGGAGCATTGGCTGCCCCGGATACGGTGACGAAAGTTGTTAACGGCGTACCGACATCGTTTACTCGGTACTTGATCAAAGTCAGCGGACTGCCTTATGAAGGATCACAGACGCTTAACGTTTCGCTTGATAATACGAATGTTGCGGCATCGGCCAAGATTACGCTGCTCTTCGGTCCGTATGTGACCTTTGACCAAGTATTCGATAATATGAAAATCGATGACGATACGACAGATCCTAACCGGCAAACCAACCTCGTAGAGGGAAAATTGGATTCATTCGCTGGTGAACTTCTGAATATCTCCAATCCAGATGATATTCATTATGTGGCAAACACGACTACTCACGTTCCACAAACTATCTACTTCTATATCAACAATACCCTGGTACCATTAACGCAGGATGGAGCTGTAACGCGTTTTACTGCCGATCCTGCAAAAGTGTTGGATGCGCTCGTAACGGGCGAGAACTCGATTCGCTACGTTTACCAAGGCACGAAGAGCTCCTATGAGAAAACAATTAAAGTGTACCTGGTACCGACAAATTTGCCGGAAATTCCGGCAAAGGATACGCTTGGCGTCTTCCCGTATGACGTGAATAGCGATCCGATTCCGAATGACATGGACTTTACGTTGTCGGGCAGCATCTATACGACAAAGAAGTCGCAAATGAAGGTTTACGGAACTTTCGACTTTATTGATTTAGGTACGACAGAAACGGCCGTCGCTACTGCGATTGGCGCTTTGACAGCGGGAAAATACATTCTAAAAGTCGATAGCACGAATTTCACTTCGCCTATCACTTGGGACTTACAACAAAATGAGCTGCAGCTCTATAACAGCAACACAAAGACTGTTTATACGAGTATCAATACTAATAATCCGGCCTCGGGCATAACAGTCAGTTATGATTTGTATACGCAATCGTTCTCGTTCATTCTGGATACGCAGCAGTTGAATCCAGATGGCAGCTCCAGCGTGTATAACTTCTTTGTCTACAACAGCGGACTTGCCGGCCCGAGATCCAGCTACCGTCTGGAAGTCGATCCAATCGCGCTTCCGTATGACCTGGTTCGCCCGTTGCTGCCGACCAAAGCGATCGTGAATCAAAACTTCGTAGAGGTAGTCATTAAGGCTCCTAGCGCCGAAACGGTCGTAGTCAACAAAGTCAACGCGGAGAAAATCAAGTATGATGCGGATAACGACGGTACCTTCGATTACGATGCTTATCATGCTGTCGTTGAAGGACTTAAGCCTGGGGTAAACAAAATTACGTTTACGATTTCCAACGCAAATGACAAAACAACTGATTTCTTCAATATTACGTACGCTCCGACGAACATTCCTGGTGCGCAATATCTACAAGCGATGGGCAGCACCAATAAAGTGTTCGACGGTTCGTTAACCCTGACGTTCCCGAAAGGAACCTCATTGGTTCGGAAAGATTACAACACTCCGGATAAATACAAGAATCAGGTGTTTACGGGACATAAACTGTTGTTTGCAATTGCAAACTCCGAAGACGGCGTCGTAGACCGGCATGATTTCGAAACCTTGCCGCAGAACTTTGATGCCTTGTTGGATAGCTTTGGTACGAGCTTCAGAATCAAATTCCCGAACCGCTTCACCAAAGCGAGCCCGGTCTTCTGGGTCGATGCCGGCCTGGCTGATGATTTGAAGACGGCCAACTATGATCCGCTGACATATGGCGTGGATCCATACCAGTTCCCGAACGCCAAAGGCAGCTACGGAACGGATGTTCCAACGTATGATCTGCGGCCGGATGACAGACTTCTGACGACATCTAAACAAGGGTCGCTTACCTTGTCATTCGATCCAAGCATGCGAGACACGGTCGGTACGATCGTTACCGTATTCCGCTATGACGTGAAGAACAAGTATTGGGAGAATATCGGCGGCGTCGTCGACACGAAGAAGAATACGATCACGGTTCCGTTCAGCGATTTCGGTTACTATGTTGCCGGATCGATGTTGTACTCTTTCACGGATGTAACTAGCCACCCGTACGCGCGTAACTATATGGAGGCCATGTACTCCAAGGGCATCATGAATGCGGCAGGGCTGGATGAGTTCGGTGCCGATATGTACGTATCGCGCGGCGAATTTGCCCGCATGCTGATCAAGGCTCTGGACGTTCCGTTGAACTATGAGCTTAGCAAACTGCATTTTGACGATGTGCCGGGAATCGTGAATGCAGACGCACTATGGGATTTCCGTTATATCGAAACCGCGGCCCGTGAAGGGATTATCAGGGGCACGCAGCCAAGGACGTTCGAACCAACGAACAATCTTTCCCGCGAAGAGGCTGCCGTCATTCTGTCCAGAGCGCTGGATACGAAACTGGATACGGATGCGAACAAAATCAATGCGAATCTGCAGAAGCAGTTCAAAGATTATGCTCAAATTACCTACTACGCGCGTGCAGCCGTTACTGCTATTGCCAAGAAGGGCTATATTCAGGGTTCGCCGGTAGATCCGAAGGATCCGAAGAAGGGCTTTACGTTCGAGCCGCAATCCAGCTTGCTCCGGTCTGATGCAGCGATCATCGTCGGTAAAGTTCTTGCCGATCTGAAGCGTCTGCCTAAACTGAACTAA
- a CDS encoding glycosyltransferase family 4 protein, with protein sequence MSHVVLYTAAFIIALCLALALTPLVIKLAYKIGAIDKPNHRKVHTKIMPRLGGLGIYAAFIGAYFAIQPFIPEGLFRSYDKNLVNALLAGGTIIVLIGALDDRFELSAKVKLLGQIIAACVVVFGFGVKIDLLNIPFGEAMQPVASWISIPITILWIVGVTNAINLIDGLDGLAAGVSGIAIGTILVMAAVMGFAPVILLSALLLGGVIGFLVYNFHPAKIFMGDTGSLFLGFGLATLSMLGFKQVTMVSFVTPLLIIGVPLSDTFFAIVRRWINKKPIFAPDKGHLHHCLRELGFSHRKTVLIIYAIAAFFGICAVLQSTIVQSAAANWITFGVILVLVFFLQIGAELIGIVDKSRRPLLSFLQRLLLRTEQSRSK encoded by the coding sequence ATGAGTCACGTCGTTCTCTATACAGCCGCATTCATAATTGCGTTATGTCTCGCGCTGGCACTCACCCCGTTGGTCATTAAACTGGCATACAAAATCGGGGCGATCGATAAGCCGAATCACCGAAAAGTTCATACGAAGATCATGCCGCGGCTTGGCGGTTTGGGTATATATGCTGCATTTATCGGCGCTTATTTCGCCATACAACCGTTTATTCCTGAAGGGCTCTTCCGCAGTTACGATAAGAACCTGGTCAACGCGCTGCTTGCAGGCGGAACCATCATCGTTCTCATCGGCGCACTGGACGACCGTTTCGAATTATCGGCTAAAGTAAAACTGCTAGGTCAAATCATCGCGGCTTGCGTAGTCGTCTTCGGTTTCGGGGTCAAGATCGACCTGCTGAACATTCCGTTCGGCGAGGCGATGCAGCCCGTAGCGTCTTGGATCAGTATTCCGATCACGATCCTCTGGATCGTAGGCGTCACGAATGCGATTAACCTGATCGACGGCTTGGACGGTTTGGCCGCGGGCGTCTCGGGTATTGCGATCGGCACGATCCTGGTCATGGCGGCAGTCATGGGCTTCGCGCCTGTTATTCTGCTAAGCGCATTGCTGCTTGGCGGCGTTATCGGGTTCCTGGTCTATAACTTCCACCCGGCTAAGATTTTCATGGGGGATACCGGGTCGCTCTTCCTCGGCTTCGGTCTTGCGACGCTTTCGATGCTGGGCTTCAAACAAGTAACGATGGTTTCGTTCGTTACACCGCTGCTTATTATCGGCGTTCCGTTGTCGGATACGTTCTTCGCGATCGTTCGCCGCTGGATCAACAAGAAACCGATCTTCGCGCCGGACAAAGGCCATCTGCATCACTGCCTTCGCGAGCTCGGCTTCAGCCACCGCAAGACGGTTTTGATTATTTACGCGATTGCGGCATTCTTCGGAATTTGCGCGGTGCTGCAATCTACGATTGTGCAATCCGCCGCCGCCAATTGGATTACCTTCGGCGTCATCCTGGTTCTTGTCTTCTTCCTTCAGATCGGCGCAGAGCTGATCGGTATCGTCGACAAGTCCCGAAGACCGCTCCTCAGCTTCCTGCAGCGTTTGCTGCTGCGAACCGAGCAGTCGCGGTCGAAATAA
- a CDS encoding S-layer homology domain-containing protein — translation MRQTSKQYSKQNSQEPKVFRGGEKKVMKKSLSLVVAAAMTLTTASVAFADAAAPTATDLTSQQKFDALKELGIFSGYPGGDAGLDKEMTRAEFAKVLTKLSQLEENAAAAKVYTDVPATHWAVGFVGAVTEAKIMNGMGNNKFVPSGKVSIEQIAKVADLVAGVEPIADAEVAGTVSGWAKGYVAAAIKAGLLPELPSYQTNATRDLLVNVTYDLAEGAAEATVASTKVVDATHIEVTFSDAGVVKKELTTALVAGVATKVSVDYNGKSYEVEVTLPALKATEAAQTGAKKVTVKFNQAVSAADQKALTYELKSGLTTFPVTATFAADGQSAVLAAAYLPAGDYALTVKGSDAINLKVEAEGPKKIDIGATSIQNAANQDLGVKVYNQFGEEYTSSPQITAVDITSGFSAASNTNTIDLSDSTKFKIGDSFAVTAVLPSAGLSANKVLKITNGSAATVITLGQVQPQTGDSRIVVKDGYVLPLSMVDADGKAVKLPINTTIDLSANTKSAAGLVFYSSDAAIVKELKVDSNGVVKFNALKSGTVYLTVTNPATGANAAISVVVNASAAISTFQLGNSGSLIVQNEKVVLPFTAVDQFGAPIAAKDANITADKVTFNAFGVPVVPTKNAKGELEFTFTQTGSTTIYVYVNGVLQANPVSISVQPAKWYTAVDSIHDVATTYEVGASNDFDATKIKIQDNYGRVSDITGGVTVTSSDNGIVSVANGKLTGVAAGTATITVKSNIAGNVDKDGKAVAIADYTFDVTVVKSSDIKSYAIDTIATLYGNSDAAKVVGHEKAVTLVGKTAGGTTVALVNNVPTFVVSSDVNVLTVAGNGTSVAGVKAGKATVSAYYNGSKVSDQEVTVSEEAPVAKTVEFDKDEYTTVNDVVTPVVTVKDQYGIVIANPNGLILFTDNIATYDAATKEITATTASASTTITYITSNGVQDTAVLVTNA, via the coding sequence ATGAGACAAACGAGCAAACAATATTCTAAACAAAACTCTCAAGAACCGAAGGTATTTAGAGGAGGAGAAAAAAAGGTTATGAAAAAAAGTTTATCTCTAGTAGTAGCAGCAGCAATGACGCTGACTACGGCATCGGTAGCATTCGCTGACGCAGCAGCTCCAACAGCAACGGACCTTACTTCGCAACAAAAGTTTGACGCTCTTAAAGAGCTTGGTATTTTCAGCGGCTACCCAGGTGGCGATGCTGGTCTTGACAAAGAAATGACTCGCGCTGAGTTCGCGAAAGTACTTACGAAACTCTCCCAATTGGAAGAGAACGCAGCTGCAGCAAAAGTTTACACGGACGTTCCTGCTACTCACTGGGCAGTTGGATTCGTTGGCGCTGTAACTGAAGCGAAAATCATGAACGGCATGGGCAACAACAAGTTCGTTCCATCCGGTAAAGTATCGATCGAGCAAATCGCTAAAGTAGCTGACTTGGTTGCTGGTGTAGAACCAATCGCTGACGCAGAAGTTGCTGGTACAGTATCCGGTTGGGCTAAAGGTTATGTTGCAGCAGCAATCAAAGCCGGCCTTCTTCCTGAGCTTCCTTCCTACCAAACAAACGCAACTCGCGACCTGTTGGTAAACGTTACTTATGACCTCGCTGAAGGCGCAGCAGAAGCAACTGTAGCTTCCACTAAAGTTGTTGACGCTACTCACATCGAAGTAACATTCTCCGATGCTGGCGTTGTTAAGAAAGAACTGACAACTGCACTGGTTGCAGGCGTAGCTACTAAAGTATCCGTAGACTACAACGGCAAATCCTACGAAGTTGAAGTTACACTGCCAGCTTTGAAAGCGACTGAAGCAGCACAAACAGGCGCTAAAAAAGTAACAGTTAAGTTCAACCAAGCAGTATCCGCTGCTGACCAAAAAGCTCTGACTTACGAGCTGAAATCCGGCCTTACTACATTCCCTGTAACAGCAACGTTCGCGGCTGACGGTCAATCCGCAGTTCTGGCGGCAGCTTACCTGCCAGCTGGTGACTATGCACTGACAGTTAAAGGCAGCGACGCTATCAACCTGAAAGTTGAAGCTGAAGGTCCTAAGAAAATCGACATCGGCGCAACTTCGATCCAAAACGCAGCTAACCAAGATCTGGGCGTGAAAGTCTACAACCAATTCGGTGAAGAGTACACTTCGTCGCCGCAAATCACGGCTGTTGACATCACGAGCGGCTTCTCCGCTGCAAGCAACACGAACACTATCGATCTGAGCGACAGCACGAAGTTCAAGATCGGCGATAGCTTTGCTGTCACGGCTGTATTGCCATCGGCTGGTCTGTCTGCTAACAAAGTTCTGAAAATCACGAACGGCAGCGCAGCTACAGTTATTACTTTGGGTCAAGTACAACCGCAAACTGGCGATTCGCGCATCGTCGTTAAAGACGGATACGTATTGCCACTGTCCATGGTAGATGCGGATGGCAAAGCGGTTAAACTGCCAATCAACACTACAATTGACCTTTCCGCTAACACGAAGTCCGCAGCTGGTCTGGTATTCTACTCCAGCGACGCAGCTATCGTTAAAGAATTGAAAGTTGATTCGAACGGCGTAGTTAAGTTCAACGCGCTGAAGTCCGGTACAGTATACCTGACAGTAACTAACCCTGCTACAGGTGCAAATGCTGCGATTTCCGTAGTTGTTAACGCTAGCGCAGCGATCAGCACGTTCCAACTGGGCAACTCCGGCTCGTTGATCGTTCAAAACGAGAAAGTTGTTCTTCCTTTCACAGCGGTTGACCAATTCGGCGCTCCGATCGCGGCTAAAGACGCGAACATCACTGCTGACAAAGTAACTTTCAACGCATTCGGCGTACCAGTAGTTCCTACTAAAAACGCTAAAGGCGAATTGGAATTCACTTTCACACAAACAGGTTCGACTACAATCTACGTATACGTTAACGGCGTACTTCAAGCTAACCCAGTTAGCATCTCCGTACAACCGGCTAAATGGTATACGGCAGTGGACAGCATCCACGACGTTGCAACGACGTATGAAGTTGGCGCATCCAACGATTTCGATGCTACTAAAATCAAGATCCAAGACAACTATGGTCGCGTATCTGATATCACTGGCGGTGTAACGGTTACTTCCAGCGACAACGGCATCGTATCCGTAGCTAACGGCAAGTTGACTGGCGTAGCAGCTGGTACTGCTACAATCACTGTTAAATCCAACATTGCTGGCAATGTGGATAAAGACGGTAAAGCAGTAGCAATTGCTGACTACACGTTCGATGTAACTGTCGTTAAATCCAGCGACATCAAATCCTACGCAATCGACACGATCGCCACGCTCTATGGCAACTCTGACGCTGCTAAAGTAGTTGGTCATGAGAAAGCCGTAACGCTTGTTGGTAAAACAGCTGGCGGCACGACTGTAGCACTGGTTAACAACGTTCCTACATTCGTAGTGAGCTCGGATGTTAACGTTCTGACTGTAGCAGGAAACGGTACTTCTGTTGCCGGCGTTAAAGCTGGTAAAGCAACGGTATCCGCATACTACAACGGCTCGAAAGTGTCCGATCAAGAAGTAACGGTATCCGAAGAAGCTCCAGTTGCTAAAACTGTTGAGTTCGACAAAGACGAGTACACAACGGTTAATGACGTTGTAACGCCTGTTGTAACTGTAAAAGACCAATACGGTATCGTAATCGCGAATCCAAACGGTCTGATTCTCTTCACAGACAACATCGCTACGTATGATGCAGCTACTAAAGAAATCACAGCTACTACAGCGAGCGCAAGCACAACAATCACGTACATCACTTCCAATGGCGTACAAGACACTGCAGTGCTTGTAACAAATGCTTAA